The window TCCTTCCGGCCGCCGGCCCGGGGATTGCGGAGGCCGCGGCGAGCGCGAGGGCCACGACTGCCGTCGTGGCGATGCCGACGTGTTTCGCGCGAGTTGAAGCTCCCTCACGGCGCCCCGTGAGGCACGAGTCCGCGGCAGCCCGAACAGGCCCCGGGTGAAAAGGAAGCGGGGGCGGCGAGCACCCCGCGCGCACGCCGCCCCCGCCCCCGCCTCCCCGTGCCGGTTCCTGCTACTTCCCGACGCTGAACCCCTGGTCGGCGCCGTACTTCGCGCTGGCCTTCCGCCAGGCGTCCAACCCCTGGGCGAGAGTCGTCGACGAGACGTACGCCTTGCCCACGGTGTCGTTGAAGATGGAGTTCGCGTACACCTGGTAGGGCAGGTACGACCAGCCCGCGCCGACGTTTCGGGCCGCGTCCGCCAGCACCTGATTGGCCTGCTGACCGCCGAAGTAGGGGAAGGCGGTTTCCAGGAAGGCCTTCGACTCCAGGTCTGCCCGGGTGGCGGGGAAGGCGCCTTCGGAGACCCGGGCGGTGGCGCCGGCCCCGGTGGTCGCGTACTCGATGAAGGCGTAGGCCAGCGCCTTGCTCTTCGATGCCTTGGGCACGGCGAGGGAGCTGCCGCCGTTCTCGGCACCCGCCTTGGCTCCGCGCGTCCACTGCGGAAGGGGTGCCACGCGCCAGTCTCCCGAGGCGGCGGGAGCGCCCGAGGCGAAGTTGGCGGGCATCCAGGCGCCGATGGACAGGGTCGCGATACTGCCGTCGGACAGGCCCTTGTACCACTCGTCGCTCCAGGAGCTGACCGGTGCGAGCAGCCGCTCGTCGAGCAACTTCTGCCAGGTGCGCGCGTACTGCGCGGTGCCGGCGTCGTTGAAGTCGATGCCGATCTCGGTTCCGTCCACCTTGTAGGGACGCCCCCCTGCCTGCCAGATCAGGCTGGTCGTGGCGCCGGCGTCCCCGGTGTCGTTCGTGATGTGGAGCTTCGGATCCGCCTTGTGCAGGGCGCGCGCCGCCTCGACGTACTCGTCCCAGGTGGTCGGGACGGCGACACCGTGCCGGTCGAAGACCCTCTTGTTGTAGAACAGCGCCATGGGCCCCGAGTCCATGGGCAGCGCGTAGATCCCCTTGTCGTACCGCACCGCGCTCCAGGGCCCGGTGGTGAAGGTCCGGTCGTGGGCGGACGCGCCGTAGGGGGCGAGGTCCTCCAGGGCCTTGCCGATGGCGAACTGGCCGACGGCGTAGTACTCGACCTGAGCCACGTCGGGGGCTCCCGAGCCGGCGGCGACGGCGTTCTGCAGCGCCGTGTACTGCTTGTCGCCCGTTCCCGCGTTGACGAGTTCGACGTCCACCTTCGGATACTTCTTCTCGAAGTCGGCGGCCACCTTCTTCAGCGTGGGCTCCCACGCCCACACCGTCACCTTGCCTCCGGCTTCGAGCGCGGACGCCACGTCCTTGACGGCGCTCTCGGCCTCCGGGTCCGAGGACCCGCAGGCGGTGGCACCGAGGGCCAAGGCGCAGGTCACGGCGACGGCGGCGACGATGCGGCGGCGGCTGTTCGTTCTCATCGGTGGTGCTCCTGATTCGATGTGCGGATGAGGAGGGTCGGTACGAGCGTCGGAGCCGGACGCGTCACTCCTTGACGCTGCCCGCGGCCAGGCCCGACTGCCAGTGGCGCTGGAGCAGGAGGAAGATCACGACGATCGGCACGATGGTGAGCAGGGATCCGGTGATGATGAGGTCGAAGACGGGCTCGCCGCCCGCGGTCCGGGCCTGGGCGCTCCACGCGTTGAGCCCCAGGGTGAGCGGGTACCAGTCCGGATCCTTGATCATGATCAGCGGCAGGAAGTAGTTGTTCCAGGTGGCGACCATGGAGAACAGCAGCACCGTCACGGTGCCCGGCATCAACAGGGGCAGGGCGATCCTGAAGAAGATGCGCAGCTCGCCGGCCCCGTCGATGCGGGCCGCTTCGAGCAGTTCGGAAGGTACCGCCTCGGTGGCGAACACCCACATCAGGTACAGCCCGAACGGCGAGACGAGGGACGGAATGATCACCGCCCAGGGGGTGTTGGCCAGTCCCATGCCGCTGAACATGAGGAACGTGGGCACGGCGAGTGCCGTGCCGGGAACGGCCACGGCGCCGATGACGACGGCGAACACGGCGCGGCGGCCGGGGAACTCGTACACGGCCAGCGCGTATCCGCCGAGTACGGCGAGCAGTGTCGCGCCGCCCGCTCCGGTGGCGACGTACAGCAGGGTGTTCAGCGTCCAGCGGACGAAGGCTCCGTCGTCGTAGGTCAGCGTGCGGACGATGTTGTCCCAGAGGTGGAAGTCCTCGCCGAACCACAGGCCGAAGGAGTCGAAGAGGTCCTGCTGGTCCTTGGTGGCGTTGATGACCAGCCACGCGAGGGGAAGGAGGGTGTAGACGAGGACCAGCCCGGTCACCAGGGTCAACGGGATGCTCGGCCTGGGGTTGAGCGGCGTGTGGGTGCGCTTGGTGCGACGGGGCCGTTCCCTCGGGGGCCGGGCGGCCGGGATCCGTCCGGGTTCGGCTGCGGCGTCCGACATCGCGCGGGGGCGGACGGCGGGTTCCACCGTGTCCGAGGGGGCGTCCGAGGGGTTCGTGATCATGTGCTCAGCCCTTCCGCATGCCGCGGAGCTGGACCGCGTAGGCGATGATCGCGGTGAGGACACCCATCACGATGGCGACGGTCGCCGCGTAGTTGTGTTGCTGTCCGGAGAAGGCCAGCGAGTAGGTGTAGAGGTTCGGGGTGTAGCTGGTCGTGATCGCGTTGGGGGCGAGGTTCTGCATGATGCCGGGCTCGTTGAACAGTTGGAAGCTGCCGATGATCGAGAAGATCGTCGCGATGACCACCGCGCTGCGGATGGCGGGCAACTTGATCGCGGTGACGATGCGCCACTCTCCGGCGCCGTCGATCGCGGCCGCTTCGTAGAGGGATCGCGGGACCACCTTCAGGGCCGAGTAGAAGATCAAGGTGTTGTAGCCGACGAACTCCCAGGTCACGACGTTGCCTATGGAGGCGAGTACCAGTGAGGGGGAGAGAGGATCCGGGAGGGACAGGCCGAACGCCTCGTTGAGGTTGCCCACCAGGCCGAATCGGGGTCCGTAGATGAATCCCCACATCAGACCGGCCACCACGGCCG of the Streptomyces sp. NBC_01426 genome contains:
- a CDS encoding ABC transporter substrate-binding protein, with amino-acid sequence MRTNSRRRIVAAVAVTCALALGATACGSSDPEAESAVKDVASALEAGGKVTVWAWEPTLKKVAADFEKKYPKVDVELVNAGTGDKQYTALQNAVAAGSGAPDVAQVEYYAVGQFAIGKALEDLAPYGASAHDRTFTTGPWSAVRYDKGIYALPMDSGPMALFYNKRVFDRHGVAVPTTWDEYVEAARALHKADPKLHITNDTGDAGATTSLIWQAGGRPYKVDGTEIGIDFNDAGTAQYARTWQKLLDERLLAPVSSWSDEWYKGLSDGSIATLSIGAWMPANFASGAPAASGDWRVAPLPQWTRGAKAGAENGGSSLAVPKASKSKALAYAFIEYATTGAGATARVSEGAFPATRADLESKAFLETAFPYFGGQQANQVLADAARNVGAGWSYLPYQVYANSIFNDTVGKAYVSSTTLAQGLDAWRKASAKYGADQGFSVGK
- a CDS encoding carbohydrate ABC transporter permease, which codes for MTLLPSAAQAVSPPRSRPRTHARRNALVGWGFAGPFAAVFVLVFLAPIGYAFHLSLMRDRLIGGTAFVGADNYLQALTDPRFWEGSARVGLFLLVQVPIMLGIALLVALAIDSGRLYGKAFFRVAVFLPYAVPAVVAGLMWGFIYGPRFGLVGNLNEAFGLSLPDPLSPSLVLASIGNVVTWEFVGYNTLIFYSALKVVPRSLYEAAAIDGAGEWRIVTAIKLPAIRSAVVIATIFSIIGSFQLFNEPGIMQNLAPNAITTSYTPNLYTYSLAFSGQQHNYAATVAIVMGVLTAIIAYAVQLRGMRKG
- a CDS encoding carbohydrate ABC transporter permease, with amino-acid sequence MSDAAAEPGRIPAARPPRERPRRTKRTHTPLNPRPSIPLTLVTGLVLVYTLLPLAWLVINATKDQQDLFDSFGLWFGEDFHLWDNIVRTLTYDDGAFVRWTLNTLLYVATGAGGATLLAVLGGYALAVYEFPGRRAVFAVVIGAVAVPGTALAVPTFLMFSGMGLANTPWAVIIPSLVSPFGLYLMWVFATEAVPSELLEAARIDGAGELRIFFRIALPLLMPGTVTVLLFSMVATWNNYFLPLIMIKDPDWYPLTLGLNAWSAQARTAGGEPVFDLIITGSLLTIVPIVVIFLLLQRHWQSGLAAGSVKE